From Brassica oleracea var. oleracea cultivar TO1000 chromosome C3, BOL, whole genome shotgun sequence, a single genomic window includes:
- the LOC106335032 gene encoding chaperone protein ClpD, chloroplastic isoform X1, which translates to MEVLSTSTPLTLHTRRLPSSSSPVTSFAASSLSSFSSSYLGISLSNNRNHRLSTTPTNSRRLPRKKRNKLTPISAVFERFTERAIRAIIFSQKEAKSLGKDMVYPQHLLLGLIAEDRDPRGFLGSGVTVDKAREAVSSIWDEASSDDSGLLESSSSSYSRSTDMPFSISTKRVFEAAVEYSRTLECQYIAPEHIAVGLFTVDDGSAGKVLKRLGANMNLLTAAALTRLKGEIAKDGREPPSSKGNSDASPNGRVGGPGRTKEKSVLEQFCVDLTARASEGLIDPVIGREKEVQRVIQILCRRTKNNPILLGEAGVGKTAIAEGLAISIAEANAPGFLLTKRIMSLDIGLLMAGAKERGELESRVTALISEVKKSGKVILFIDEVHTLIGSGTVGRGNKGSGLDIANLLKPPLGRGELQCIASTTLDEFRSQFEKDKALARRFQPVLIDEPSEEDAVKILIGLREKYEAHHNCKYTMEAIDAAVYLSSRYIADRFLPDKAIDLIDEAGSRARIRAFRKKKEDAICILSKPPDDYWQEIRTVQAMHEVVLSSRPNQEDGNAIADESNELVEESSLPPAAGNDEPIEVGPDDIAAVASAWSGIPVQQITADERMLLMGLEDQLRNRVVGQDEAVAAISRAVKRSRVGLKDPDRPIAAMLFCGPTGVGKTELTKALAANYFGSEESMLRLDMSEYMERHTVSKLIGSPPGYVGFEEGGMLTEAIRRRPFTVVLFDEIEKAHPDIFNILLQLFEDGHLTDSQGRRVSFKNALIIMTSNVGSSAIAKGRQRSIGFILDDDEEEASYSGMKALVVEELKNYFRPELLNRIDEIVIFRQLEQAQMMEILNLMLQDLKSRLVALGVGLEVSEPVKELICRQGYDPAYGARPLRRTVTEIVEDPLSEAFLAGSFKPGDTAFVLLDDTGNPSVRTKPDSYTVRVTDKTSIA; encoded by the exons ATGGAAGTCTTATCTACTTCCACGCCTCTAACACTTCACACCCGCCGTCTCCCCTCTTCATCTTCTCCCGTCACCTCCTTCGCCGCTTCTTCCCTCTCTTCCTTCTCCTCCTCCTACCTCGGAATCTCCCTCTCCAACAACCGTAACCACCGCCTCTCCACAACTCCAACGAACTCCCGCCGGCTCCCCCGCAAGAAACGAAACAAACTCACCCCGATCTCAGCCGTTTTCGAGCGGTTCACGGAACGAGCCATCAGAGCCATAATCTTCTCCCAGAAGGAAGCTAAATCGTTGGGGAAAGACATGGTCTACCCTCAGCACCTTCTCCTCGGCCTGATCGCAGAGGATCGCGACCCTCGGGGGTTCCTTGGATCCGGAGTGACCGTAGACAAGGCGCGTGAGGCTGTGTCGAGTATCTGGGACGAAGCTAGCTCCGACGATTCCGGTTTATTGGAGTCGTCGTCGAGTTCGTACTCTAGGTCCACGGATATGCCGTTCTCGATCAGCACGAAGCGGGTGTTCGAAGCTGCGGTGGAGTATTCGAGGACTTTGGAGTGTCAGTATATTGCTCCCGAGCATATAGCTGTCGGACTATTTACCGTTGATGACGGTAGCGCTGGGAAAGTCCTCAAGAG ATTGGGAGCAAATATGAATTTGCTCACAGCAGCAGCACTGACCAGACTTAAAGGAGAGATTGCCAAAGATGGAAGAGAACCACCTTCTTCTAAAGGGAACTCTGACGCTTCACCTAATGGCAGAGTTGGTGGTCCTGGAAGAACGAAAG AGAAAAGTGTACTGGAACAGTTCTGTGTGGATCTCACGGCACGAGCTAGCGAGGGGCTTATTGATCCTGTTATCGGCAGGGAGAAGGAAGTTCAAAGAGTCATCCAGATACTTTGCCGCAGAACCAAAAACAACCCCATTCTTCTCGGTGAGGCTGGTGTTGGGAAGACCGCCATTGCTGAAGGACTTGCGATTAGTATTGCAGAAGCAAATGCTCCTGGTTTTCTCTTG ACGAAACGCATCATGTCCCTGGATATAGGACTGCTTATGGCTGGTGCAAAGGAAAGAGGGGAACTGGAATCACGAGTCACTGCTTTGATAAGCGAAGTTAAAAAATCAG GTAAGGTCATTCTCTTCATAGATGAAGTGCACACTCTTATTGGATCTGGCACAGTCGGAAGAGGCAACAAAGGGTCTGGTCTTGACATTGCTAATCTCTTGAAACCACCACTTGGGAGAGGTGAACTTCAG TGCATTGCATCCACAACCCTTGACGAATTCAGGAGTCAGTTTGAGAAGGACAAAGCACTAGCGAGGAGATTCCAGCCAGTGTTGATTGACGAGCCAAGCGAG GAAGATGCGGTGAAGATTTTGATAGGCCTTCGTGAAAAATACGAAGCCCATCACAACTGCAAATACACTATGGAAGCCATAGATGCTGCAGTCTACCTTTCATCGCGATACATCGCGGATAGATTTCTTCCGGATAAAGCTATTGATCTTATTGACGAGGCGGGAAGCAGAGCTCGCATCCGAGCTTTTAGAAAGAAGAAGGAGGATGCTATCTGTATCCTTTCGAAGCCGCCCGATGATTACTGGCAAGAGATCAGAACTGTTCAGGCCATGCACGAAGTG GTTCTATCAAGCAGGCCGAACCAGGAAGATGGTAATGCCATTGCAGATGAGTCTAATGAACTAGTTGAGGAGTCTTCTCTGCCGCCTGCAGCAGGCAACGATGA GCCTATAGAGGTGGGACCTGATGACATTGCAGCCGTTGCATCGGCTTGGTCTGGAATTCCAGTTCAGCAGATCACAGCAGATGAGAGAATGCTTCTTATGGGTCTAGAAGATCAGCTTAGAAACAGAGTCGTTGGTCAAGATGAGGCCGTAGCTGCCATATCTAGAGCTGTGAAGAGGTCACGTGTTGGCTTGAAAGATCCTGACCGTCCGATCGCCGCTATGCTTTTCTGTGGACCAACTGGAGTTGGAAAAACCGAACTCACAAAAGCTCTGGCAGCTAATTATTTCGGATCG GAGGAATCTATGCTGAGATTGGACATGAGTGAGTACATGGAGCGTCATACGGTGAGCAAGTTGATAGGCTCTCCTCCCGGATATGTTGGTTTTGAAGAAGGCGGAATGCTCACTGAAGCTATCAGGAGACGTCCTTTTACAGTGGTTTTATTCGATGAGATAGAGAAAGCCCATCCTGATATTTTCAATATTCTTCTCCAGCTCTTCGAAGATGGCCATCTAACTGATTCACAG GGAAGGAGAGTATCTTTCAAGAACGCACTGATCATAATGACTTCTAATGTCGGATCATCAGCCATTGCCAAGGGAAGACAGAGGTCAATCGGTTTTATCCTCGATGATGACGAAGAGGAAGCTTCTTACTCTGGTATGAAGGCTTTGGTAGTCGAAGAACTCAAGAACTACTTCCGTCCAGAGTTGTTGAACCGGATTGACGAAATCGTCATCTTCAGACAGCTCGAGCAGGCTCAG ATGATGGAGATTTTGAATCTGATGTTACAAGACTTGAAGTCGAGGCTTGTGGCACTTGGAGTCGGCTTAGAGGTGTCTGAACCTGTCAAGGAGCTTATATGCAGACAAGGCTATGATCCGGCCTACGGTGCACGACCACTACGTAGAACCGTCACGGAGATTGTGGAAGATCCACTCAGCGAAGCCTTTCTTGCTGGGAGCTTCAAGCCCGGCGACACGGCATTTGTGCTTCTCGATGATACCGGAAACCCTTCGGTTCGGACCAAACCAGATTCTTACACTGTACGAGTTACAGACAAGACATCGATCGCATAG
- the LOC106335032 gene encoding chaperone protein ClpD, chloroplastic isoform X2: MEVLSTSTPLTLHTRRLPSSSSPVTSFAASSLSSFSSSYLGISLSNNRNHRLSTTPTNSRRLPRKKRNKLTPISAVFERFTERAIRAIIFSQKEAKSLGKDMVYPQHLLLGLIAEDRDPRGFLGSGVTVDKAREAVSSIWDEASSDDSGLLESSSSSYSRSTDMPFSISTKRVFEAAVEYSRTLECQYIAPEHIAVGLFTVDDGSAGKVLKRLGANMNLLTAAALTRLKGEIAKDGREPPSSKGNSDASPNGRVGGPGRTKEKSVLEQFCVDLTARASEGLIDPVIGREKEVQRVIQILCRRTKNNPILLGEAGVGKTAIAEGLAISIAEANAPGFLLTKRIMSLDIGLLMAGAKERGELESRVTALISEVKKSGKVILFIDEVHTLIGSGTVGRGNKGSGLDIANLLKPPLGRGELQCIASTTLDEFRSQFEKDKALARRFQPVLIDEPSEEDAVKILIGLREKYEAHHNCKYTMEAIDAAVYLSSRYIADRFLPDKAIDLIDEAGSRARIRAFRKKKEDAICILSKPPDDYWQEIRTVQAMHEVVLSSRPNQEDGNAIADESNELVEESSLPPAAGNDEPIEVGPDDIAAVASAWSGIPVQQITADERMLLMGLEDQLRNRVVGQDEAVAAISRAVKRSRVGLKDPDRPIAAMLFCGPTGVGKTELTKALAANYFGSEESMLRLDMSEYMERHTVSKLIGSPPGYVGFEEGGMLTEAIRRRPFTVVLFDEIEKAHPDIFNILLQLFEDGHLTDSQVRWPTFIL; the protein is encoded by the exons ATGGAAGTCTTATCTACTTCCACGCCTCTAACACTTCACACCCGCCGTCTCCCCTCTTCATCTTCTCCCGTCACCTCCTTCGCCGCTTCTTCCCTCTCTTCCTTCTCCTCCTCCTACCTCGGAATCTCCCTCTCCAACAACCGTAACCACCGCCTCTCCACAACTCCAACGAACTCCCGCCGGCTCCCCCGCAAGAAACGAAACAAACTCACCCCGATCTCAGCCGTTTTCGAGCGGTTCACGGAACGAGCCATCAGAGCCATAATCTTCTCCCAGAAGGAAGCTAAATCGTTGGGGAAAGACATGGTCTACCCTCAGCACCTTCTCCTCGGCCTGATCGCAGAGGATCGCGACCCTCGGGGGTTCCTTGGATCCGGAGTGACCGTAGACAAGGCGCGTGAGGCTGTGTCGAGTATCTGGGACGAAGCTAGCTCCGACGATTCCGGTTTATTGGAGTCGTCGTCGAGTTCGTACTCTAGGTCCACGGATATGCCGTTCTCGATCAGCACGAAGCGGGTGTTCGAAGCTGCGGTGGAGTATTCGAGGACTTTGGAGTGTCAGTATATTGCTCCCGAGCATATAGCTGTCGGACTATTTACCGTTGATGACGGTAGCGCTGGGAAAGTCCTCAAGAG ATTGGGAGCAAATATGAATTTGCTCACAGCAGCAGCACTGACCAGACTTAAAGGAGAGATTGCCAAAGATGGAAGAGAACCACCTTCTTCTAAAGGGAACTCTGACGCTTCACCTAATGGCAGAGTTGGTGGTCCTGGAAGAACGAAAG AGAAAAGTGTACTGGAACAGTTCTGTGTGGATCTCACGGCACGAGCTAGCGAGGGGCTTATTGATCCTGTTATCGGCAGGGAGAAGGAAGTTCAAAGAGTCATCCAGATACTTTGCCGCAGAACCAAAAACAACCCCATTCTTCTCGGTGAGGCTGGTGTTGGGAAGACCGCCATTGCTGAAGGACTTGCGATTAGTATTGCAGAAGCAAATGCTCCTGGTTTTCTCTTG ACGAAACGCATCATGTCCCTGGATATAGGACTGCTTATGGCTGGTGCAAAGGAAAGAGGGGAACTGGAATCACGAGTCACTGCTTTGATAAGCGAAGTTAAAAAATCAG GTAAGGTCATTCTCTTCATAGATGAAGTGCACACTCTTATTGGATCTGGCACAGTCGGAAGAGGCAACAAAGGGTCTGGTCTTGACATTGCTAATCTCTTGAAACCACCACTTGGGAGAGGTGAACTTCAG TGCATTGCATCCACAACCCTTGACGAATTCAGGAGTCAGTTTGAGAAGGACAAAGCACTAGCGAGGAGATTCCAGCCAGTGTTGATTGACGAGCCAAGCGAG GAAGATGCGGTGAAGATTTTGATAGGCCTTCGTGAAAAATACGAAGCCCATCACAACTGCAAATACACTATGGAAGCCATAGATGCTGCAGTCTACCTTTCATCGCGATACATCGCGGATAGATTTCTTCCGGATAAAGCTATTGATCTTATTGACGAGGCGGGAAGCAGAGCTCGCATCCGAGCTTTTAGAAAGAAGAAGGAGGATGCTATCTGTATCCTTTCGAAGCCGCCCGATGATTACTGGCAAGAGATCAGAACTGTTCAGGCCATGCACGAAGTG GTTCTATCAAGCAGGCCGAACCAGGAAGATGGTAATGCCATTGCAGATGAGTCTAATGAACTAGTTGAGGAGTCTTCTCTGCCGCCTGCAGCAGGCAACGATGA GCCTATAGAGGTGGGACCTGATGACATTGCAGCCGTTGCATCGGCTTGGTCTGGAATTCCAGTTCAGCAGATCACAGCAGATGAGAGAATGCTTCTTATGGGTCTAGAAGATCAGCTTAGAAACAGAGTCGTTGGTCAAGATGAGGCCGTAGCTGCCATATCTAGAGCTGTGAAGAGGTCACGTGTTGGCTTGAAAGATCCTGACCGTCCGATCGCCGCTATGCTTTTCTGTGGACCAACTGGAGTTGGAAAAACCGAACTCACAAAAGCTCTGGCAGCTAATTATTTCGGATCG GAGGAATCTATGCTGAGATTGGACATGAGTGAGTACATGGAGCGTCATACGGTGAGCAAGTTGATAGGCTCTCCTCCCGGATATGTTGGTTTTGAAGAAGGCGGAATGCTCACTGAAGCTATCAGGAGACGTCCTTTTACAGTGGTTTTATTCGATGAGATAGAGAAAGCCCATCCTGATATTTTCAATATTCTTCTCCAGCTCTTCGAAGATGGCCATCTAACTGATTCACAGGTTCGATGGCCCACATTTATACTTTAA